A genome region from Carassius gibelio isolate Cgi1373 ecotype wild population from Czech Republic chromosome A23, carGib1.2-hapl.c, whole genome shotgun sequence includes the following:
- the LOC127944408 gene encoding endothelin-3-like isoform X2, with amino-acid sequence MAKRFPAALLLIVSLLNIFTVGDLHSSPVSSDDPNSVVHQQTEAELISASRTHTRAKRCTCYSFKDRECVYYCHLGIIWINTPQRTVPYGMSSYRSPQRLRRSSGTGAMVLHRCTCAEHSDAQCFNFCDARTQNVPYRRLIGRSPG; translated from the exons ATGGCAAAACGGTTTCCTGCTGCTCTTTTGTTAATTGTGAGCTTGTTAAACATTTTCACCGTGG GAGACCTGCACTCATCTCCAGTCTCCTCTGATGATCCGAACAGTGTCGTACATCAGCAGACAGAAGCAGAGCTCATTTCAGCATCACGCACCCACACAAGAGCCAAGCGCTGTACTTGCTACTCCTTTAAGGACAGGGAATGTGTTTATTACTGTCACCTGGGCATCATCTGGATCAACACCCCACA GCGCACAGTCCCGTATGGCATGTCCAGCTACCGCAGCCCTCAGCGACTGAGACGCTCCAGTGGGACAGGAGCGATGGTGCTTCATCGCTGCACATGTGCAGAACACAGTGATGCCCAGTGCTTCAACTTCTGTGATGCAAG aacacaGAATGTGCCATACAGAAGATTGATAGGACGTTCACCTGGGTAA
- the LOC127944408 gene encoding endothelin-1-like isoform X1 → MAKRFPAALLLIVSLLNIFTVGASLSRTGDLHSSPVSSDDPNSVVHQQTEAELISASRTHTRAKRCTCYSFKDRECVYYCHLGIIWINTPQRTVPYGMSSYRSPQRLRRSSGTGAMVLHRCTCAEHSDAQCFNFCDARTQNVPYRRLIGRSPG, encoded by the exons ATGGCAAAACGGTTTCCTGCTGCTCTTTTGTTAATTGTGAGCTTGTTAAACATTTTCACCGTGG GTGCATCATTATCCCGGACAGGAGACCTGCACTCATCTCCAGTCTCCTCTGATGATCCGAACAGTGTCGTACATCAGCAGACAGAAGCAGAGCTCATTTCAGCATCACGCACCCACACAAGAGCCAAGCGCTGTACTTGCTACTCCTTTAAGGACAGGGAATGTGTTTATTACTGTCACCTGGGCATCATCTGGATCAACACCCCACA GCGCACAGTCCCGTATGGCATGTCCAGCTACCGCAGCCCTCAGCGACTGAGACGCTCCAGTGGGACAGGAGCGATGGTGCTTCATCGCTGCACATGTGCAGAACACAGTGATGCCCAGTGCTTCAACTTCTGTGATGCAAG aacacaGAATGTGCCATACAGAAGATTGATAGGACGTTCACCTGGGTAA